A portion of the Lysinibacillus timonensis genome contains these proteins:
- a CDS encoding ABC transporter ATP-binding protein, whose product MFMKIEDLKVYYPVRGGFFNRVVDHIYAVDGISMEFERGKTYGLVGESGCGKSTTGKAIIGLEKITSGKIIYEGEDVTNRQRSRKSAYNRDIQMIFQDAHSSLNPRKRVYEILAEPIRNFLKLTPSEERRRIHELIAIVGMPEDSKYKYPHEFSGGQKQRLGIARAIATNPKLIIADEPVSALDLSVQAQVLNFMKDIQSEYGLSYLFISHDLGVVKHMCNYIAIMYKGRFVETGTKSDIYRNPQHVYTKRLLSAIPEASPFGRESRKKERLMVEGYYKKVQDQLFDNNGRVYDLVPITRTHYVAGMPFVKGVI is encoded by the coding sequence ATGTTTATGAAGATTGAGGATTTGAAAGTGTATTACCCAGTGCGCGGAGGGTTTTTTAATAGAGTAGTTGATCATATATATGCAGTTGATGGAATTAGTATGGAATTTGAGAGAGGAAAGACGTATGGATTAGTAGGAGAATCTGGTTGCGGAAAATCTACTACTGGAAAGGCTATTATAGGACTAGAAAAAATAACCTCTGGAAAAATCATTTATGAGGGAGAAGATGTCACGAATAGACAACGTAGTAGAAAATCTGCATATAACCGAGATATTCAAATGATCTTTCAAGACGCTCATTCTAGTTTAAATCCTAGAAAACGAGTTTATGAAATACTGGCTGAACCGATACGGAATTTTTTGAAGCTTACGCCATCTGAAGAAAGAAGAAGAATCCATGAACTGATTGCAATCGTAGGCATGCCAGAAGACTCAAAATATAAATACCCTCATGAGTTTTCTGGCGGTCAAAAGCAACGGCTAGGTATTGCAAGAGCAATTGCAACCAATCCAAAGTTAATTATTGCGGATGAACCTGTTTCTGCATTAGATTTATCTGTTCAAGCGCAAGTATTGAACTTTATGAAGGATATTCAATCAGAGTATGGGTTAAGCTATTTATTTATTTCACATGATTTAGGTGTTGTAAAACATATGTGTAATTACATTGCCATTATGTATAAAGGCCGATTTGTTGAAACAGGAACTAAAAGTGATATTTATCGAAATCCCCAGCATGTTTATACAAAACGTTTACTTTCAGCGATTCCGGAAGCTTCACCATTTGGGAGGGAAAGTAGAAAAAAAGAACGACTAATGGTTGAGGGATACTATAAAAAGGTACAAGACCAACTATTTGATAACAATGGACGAGTTTACGATTTAGTACCTATCACTAGGACACATTATGTAGCTGGTATGCCCTTCGTGAAGGGGGTTATTTAA
- the opp4B gene encoding oligopeptide ABC transporter permease has protein sequence MWKVILRRLLLMIPQLFALSVLVFILAKFMPGDPFTGMITPETDPARIEELREEAGLNDHWHEQYVRWIVNALHGDFGKSYTFQRDVSDLIGERALNTFWLSFLSVILLYVIAIPLGVLAGRYQNSRLDKTIVLYSFISYAIPTFVLSLLFLYLFSYTLDWFPTSGSVDIQYEEGSFAYYWSKFYHLVLPAITYAVLGTTGIIQYLRSEIIDAKSMDYVRTARSKGIPMRRVYTKHIIRNSLLPIAAFFGFTITGLLGGSIFIETIFGYPGMGQLFISSITSRDYSVITALVMLFGFLTLLGSLLSDIIMSIVDPRIRIE, from the coding sequence GTGTGGAAAGTAATTCTCCGTCGGTTGCTACTGATGATACCACAGTTGTTTGCTTTAAGCGTACTTGTTTTTATTTTAGCTAAGTTTATGCCTGGGGATCCTTTTACAGGGATGATTACCCCTGAGACAGATCCTGCTCGAATTGAAGAATTACGTGAAGAGGCGGGGCTTAATGACCATTGGCATGAACAATATGTTCGTTGGATAGTTAATGCTCTACATGGTGATTTTGGGAAAAGCTATACGTTTCAACGTGATGTAAGTGACCTTATCGGGGAAAGAGCTTTAAATACGTTTTGGTTATCCTTTTTAAGTGTCATTTTATTATATGTAATTGCTATTCCACTAGGTGTGCTGGCAGGGCGTTATCAAAATTCGAGATTAGATAAAACAATTGTCCTATATAGCTTTATATCCTATGCAATACCGACATTTGTTTTATCACTACTCTTTTTATACTTATTTAGTTATACGTTAGATTGGTTTCCAACAAGTGGGAGTGTAGATATTCAATACGAGGAAGGGTCATTTGCCTATTATTGGAGCAAGTTTTATCATCTAGTTCTTCCTGCAATTACGTATGCGGTTTTAGGTACAACGGGAATTATTCAGTATTTGCGCTCTGAAATTATTGATGCTAAGTCTATGGATTATGTTCGAACGGCTCGTAGTAAAGGAATTCCAATGAGAAGAGTATATACGAAACATATTATTAGAAACTCTCTACTTCCTATCGCAGCATTTTTTGGTTTTACAATTACTGGTTTGTTAGGTGGTTCCATCTTTATTGAAACGATATTCGGTTATCCAGGAATGGGACAATTATTTATTTCATCCATTACTTCTAGGGATTATAGCGTAATAACAGCACTCGTCATGTTATTTGGCTTCTTAACATTATTAGGGAGCCTATTATCAGATATTATTATGAGCATTGTAGATCCAAGAATAAGAATTGAATAG